The genomic interval CCCTTTCGCAAGCACGTCACGACGGGCCTTCCGTACGTCTCTCTCAAGCTCGCGCTCACCCTCGACGGGCGCATCGCGACCCGGAGCGGGGCCAGCAAGTGGGTCACGGGGCCCGAGGCCCGCGCGAAGGTCCACGCGCTCCGCTCGGCCAACGACGCCGTCGCGGTGGGGATCGGCACCGCCGTCGCCGACGACCCCCGCCTCACCGTCCGAGACAGCTCCGGCTCGAGCCCGGTGCGCGTCGTCTTCGACACGAACCTGCGGCTCCCGCTCGACGGCCAGCTCGTCGCCTCCGCGCGCGAGATCCCGCTCGTTTTGCTCTGCTCGCACGAAGCCTCCCCCAAGGCCGAGGCTCTCCTCGTCGCCGAAGGTGCGGTCGTCCTGCGCGCGCCGGAGTCGACCGAGGGGCGCCTCGACGTCGAGGCCTGCCTGCGCCTCCTCGGGGAGCGCGGCGTCGTCACCCTCATGGTCGAAGGCGGCGCCGAGCTCGCCGGGAGCTTCCTCGCGGGCCGCCTCGCCGACGAGCTCCACGCGTTCGTCGCGCCGTCCCTCTTCGGCCCACGAGGGCGCCCCGGCGCGGTCGATTGGAAGGGCCCCGAGACCCCCATCGAAGCTCCTCGCATCACGAGCCCCGTCTGGGAGTGCTGCGGCGACGACGCCTACGTGCACGGGGTCATCGCGTTCGCCGAAGAGACCTGAGCCGGAGCCTCGTGAGCGAGCGTGCCCTCCCTGTCGGGGTTGCCTTTGCCGCGCGCCTCGCGGTATGGCAAAAACCGGGTGGCGCGGCGGCAAACGATCGAGCGCCTCCCCTCGAAAGACCCATGATTCTCACCATTTTGCACTATCCCGACGAGCGCCTTCGCGAGCCCGGCAAGAAGATCGAGACGATCACCCCCGAGATTCGTGCGCTCATCGACGACATGGCCGAGACCATGTACGCGGCGCCCGGAGTCGGGCTCGCGGCCACGCAGGTCGGCGAGGCGCTGCAGCTCTTTCTGGTCGACACCGCCAGCGAGGACGAGGCGAGCGACCTCCGGGTCTTCATCAACCCGGAGATCGTCGAGAAAGACGGCGAGACCACGTTCGAGGAGGGGTGCCTCAGCTTCCCCGGAGCCCAAGAGGGCATCCAGCGGGCCGAGCGCATCAAGGTGCGCGCGCTCGACCGGGACGGGAAACCGTTCGAGATCGAGGCCGAGGGCCTCCTCGCCATCGCGATCCAGCACGAGTACGATCACCTCCAAGGGGTGCTCATGATCGACCGTCTCGGGCCGCTCAAGAAGCGCCTCCTCCACCGCAAGATGCTGAAGCGCGCCGAGCGCTGAGCGCGCGTCCGCCGCGAGCGCCGTAGGCGGGAGGACCACCTCGATCCGTCGTCAGCCTCCGCTCCGACCGCGCCGCGTGACCGTCAGTCGATGCAGGACTCCCACACGTTGGGGTTCGGCGCCGCCATCGCGCAGCGGTACTCCTTCTTCGTGATCTCGGCCTCGCACTGCGAAAATACCTTCTGGTACGAGGGCTCGGCCTTGCGGACGGCGCGCTTCATGTCGCGCGCGACCTTCTTCTGATCGGGGGGGAGCTTGTCGAGCTCGGGCTCCTCGGCCATCACCATGTCGAGGTATTTGTCGAGCATCTGCTCGCACTCTTGTTTGCTCGCGCGCCCTCCGCACCCGAGCGCCGAGACGAGCGCGACGAACGCGACGAGCGTCGTGACGACGGAGCTGCCGAAGGTCCTACGCACCATGGCTGCGATCCATAGCAAACCTGGCGGAGGCGGACGACCCTCCCCGTCGGCGGTCACGCGAAGCGCGACTCGCGGTCCCGGAGATCGCGAAAGAGACCATCGGCGAGGGGGCGCCCCGGAGACAGCGGACCGGCACCTTCTTCGACGAAGACCCTCACCGCGTCGATGACCTCCGGCGAACGCAGGACTCTCCTGTGGCCGAGGCCCGTCGTCGCGAGCAGGCGGGCCCCGTCGAACGCACGCGACAGGCGCTCGCCGCTCGCGAAGGGCACGTCCCGGTCGTCCCGATCGTGCACGACCATCGTCGGCGACGAGACCCGCGCCGCGAGCGTCCGGAGCTCGAGCTCCTCGAGGCGGAGGGCGAACCTGTCCTCGACCGCGTGGGGCAAAGCCGCACGAACGTTCGATGGCAAATCGAGGGCCTCGGCGAACGTGTCGAACGCCGCGCCGAGGTGGGTCGGCGCCGCGATCGCCACCTGCCGCGTCGCGAGACCAGGGCGCCTCGCTTGCGCGAGCAAGAGCCCGACGGCGCCCATCGAGTGCGCGACCGCGGCGTGGAGGGAGCCCACGGCGTCGCGCACGGTGAGGATCGCGTCCGCCACCTCGGGGATGGACGACCGCGCGCCGGGCCCGTCTCCGTGACCGGGCGCATCGAACGTCACCACGCGAAATCCAGCCTCGACGAGCGGCTCCACGAACGCGCCGAGCTGCGAGCCCCTCCCCTCCCAGCCGTGCACGAGCAACACCTGCGGCCCCTCCCCCCACGACCACACCGGCATCGCGCGGCCGTGCCACGGAACCGTGCGCACGTCCGCGTGGGCGAGGAGCCTCGACTCCCACGCCGGGCGCGGGAACCTGCGAGGGCGCAGGAAGAGCTCGAGCGCCACCCGGGTACCGAGCGGCGTCGCCGCGCGCGAGGCGACACGGATCCCCGCGCGGAGCAACCGGAGGCCCCAGGTTTTCGTACGAACGTTCGTGCTATTTTTCGGGCGCAACGAGGGCGTCATGGGGGCGATCCTTTCGGCGATGGGGCGTGGGCGTGCGTGACGAGCCGCTCGAACGCGAGGCGCGTGCGGGCCTCCGTCCTCGGGTCGACGAAGAGGCGGGAGAGCGCGTGATGGCCGTAACCCAGGGCGATCTCGTGGGCGACCTGATAGGGATCGACGTCGCTCAGGAAGTGGCCCTCGGCGATGGAGACCTTGGTGGCGGTGGCGAGCGCCTCGAGCCAGTCCCGTTGAGAGGCGACCAAGCGATCCCTGGCGGGGCCGGGCTTGTCGTCGAGCTCGGCCGCGGCGGCGAAGAAGATGCAGCCGCCAGGCATGAAATCGGCCTTCCCCCACGCGAGCCAGCGATCGAAGAGGGCCCGGAGCCGTGGCTCGCCGCGCGGCTTCTTGAGCGCGGGGGCGACGACGAGATCCGTGAAGCGCGAGACCGCCTCTTCGAGGACGAGGACCTCGAGGTTCTCGCGGGACGCGACGTGCGCGAAGAGGCCGCTCTTCGACATCCCCACGCGCTCGGCCAGCGCGCCGAGCGAGATCGCGCCGAGCCCCACCTCGCTCGCGAGCGCGAGCGCTTCTCGGAGGATCTCACGGTGCGTCGAGTCGCCCTTGGCGGAGGCCATACCGTCGATTTAGCACGAGTGTGCGATTCGTCAACTCCGGTCGGCCTCGCATTATTCGAGTAGTATGGCCGCATGTCGTTTCGTTCGGTGTTCTTCGGTACACCCGCGTTCGCGGTGCCGTGCCTCGAGGCCCTCTCCGAGATCTCCGAGGTTCAAGGGGTGGTCTGCCAGCCCGACAAACCTCAGGGGCGCGGGCACGTGCTCGCGGCGCCTCCCGTGAAGGAGCGCGCGCTCGCTCTGGGGCTCGAGGTGTACCAGCCGACGAAGGTGAGGAACGGCGAGCTTCGGGCGTGGCTCGCCGAGCGCGACGTCGACGTGGCGCTGGTCGTGGCGTACGGCAGAATCCTGCCCGGTGACGTGCTGCGCACCCCGAAGAAGGGCTGCGTGAACGTGCACGCGTCCTTGCTCCCGAAGTACCGCGGGGCGGCCCCGATCACGTGGGCGGTCGTGAACGGCGAGGCCGAGACGGGCATCACGCTGATGAACATGGACGAGGGCATGGACACGGGCGACATGCTCGAAAAGCTCGTCACGCCCATCGGCCCCGACGAGACCGCGGGAGAGCTCTCGGAGCGTCTCTCGGCCCTCGGGGCGCTCGCCGTGCGCAAGGGCCTCCCGAAGGTCGTCGCGGGCGGCTACGTGCCCGAGCCGCAGGACCACGCGCGCGCCAGCGCCGCGCCCCTCCTCACGAAGCGCGACGGCCTCGTCGACTTCACGAAGCCCGCGCTCGCGGTCCACAACCACGTTCGTGGCATGGCCCCTTGGCCCGGCGCGTTCACCTACGCCGACGGCAAGGTCGTCAAGGTGCTCGAGACGCGCATGAGCGACGCACGCAAAGCCGGGGCTCTTCCGGGCGAGGTCATCGTGGCCGACAAGTCGGGCGTCCTCGTCGCGTGCGGCGAAGGCACCATCGAGCTCTTGCGGGTTCAGCTCGAAGGGAAAAAACCGGTACGTGGCGCCGAGTGGCAGAGCGGCCGCGGCGTGCGCGAGGGCACCCGGCTCGGCGAGCCCGCCTGACGGCGCTCGTCACTCGCCGGGCTTACGCTCGCGGCGGACCTCTTCGAGCAGCGCGTCGATGCGGTCGCGTGCCTCTTGGCCCTCGTCGTACGTGAAACGGAGCTCCGGGACGACCCGCAGCTTCAGCTTCGCGCCGAGCTCTTTGCGGAGGAGCCCTGCGGCTTTGGAGAGGCCCGTCTTCGCGGCCTCGATGCGATCGCCGTCGCCACCCTCGAGGAGGCGAAAATACACACGCGCGCTCCGGAGGTCGTCCGTGAGGGCGACCCGCGAGACGAGCACACCGGAGAGGCGTGGATCACGCACACGCGTGGTCAAGAGGAGCGACAGCTCCTCGCGGATACCCTCGGCCACACGCGACGCACGCTTCACTTCACCGGCCATGCGCGCTCCTTAGCACTTCCCTGCCCCGGGCCCACGCCGAACGTTCATCGCCCGAGCGGGTCGTCCTCGTAGAGGTCGTCCCCGAACGGCACGAGCTCGGTCGCGCGGCCGACGAGCTGGGCCACTTCGTCGAGCTCGGCGAACCGCGCGACCTCGCCGAGCACGCGCTCGCACACGTCGTGATCGGCCGACACCACCGCGACGCCGAGCACCACGCGTTGGTGGAGGTCTTGGGCGTCGACCTCGGCGACCGACACCTCGAAGCGCGCGCGGATGCGCTCACGGAGCTTTCGCACGACGCTCCTCTTTTCTTTGAGAGACCGCGCGTGCGGCACGTGGAACGTGAGCCGCGAGACACCGACGTGCATGCGCTCACCTTACCAGCCCCACGCATCCCTTCGTCGCGCGGCCCGCACCACCGGTCAAGACTCCCGTATCCTATCGAAAAGACCGAACAAAATAGGAAACGGCGGCCCGCCTCCCGAAAGAGACCATGACCGCCGACCCCAGGTGAAGCTCGGATCCGAGGATCAGAGCTTCTGCTTCACTTCTTCGATCTCGTAGCACTCGATGATGTCGAGCTCCTTGATGTCGCTCACGCCGTCGAGGCTGATGCCGCACTCGAAGCCCTCGGCGACGTCCTTGACGTCCTCCTTGAAGCGTTTGAGCGCCGCGATCTTGCCCTCCCAGATCCGCTCGCCGCCGCGGACGAGGCGCGCCATGGCGTTGCGCTTGATCTGGCGATCGATGACGTACGAGCCGGCCACGATGACCCCGCGAATCTTGAAGACGGCGCGGACCTCGGCCTTGCCGACGGCCTTCTCGACCATGATCGCCGGGAGGAGGCCTTCCATGGCGCTCTTCACGTCGTCGACCGCTTGGTAGATGATCGAGTAGAGGCGAATCTCGATCTTGTTCTCGTCGGCGTGGGCCTGAGCCTTGCCGGCGGGGCGTACGTTGAAGCCGATGACGATCGCCTTGGCCGCGATGGCGAGGTTCACGTCGCCTTCGGTGATGGCGCCGACGCCCGCGTGGATGATGCTGAGCTTCACCCGCTCGGTCGACAGCTTGGCGAAGGCGTCGGCCACGGCCTCGACCGAGCCCTGCACGTCGCCCTTGATGATGATGCGGAGCTCTTGGAGGTCGGAGTCCTTGAGGCTCCGCGAGAGCTCCTCGAGCGACACCTTGGCCGAGGCCGGGATGAGGCTCTTCGCCATCTTGCCCTTGCGGCTCTCGGCGATCTCTTGTGCCTTCTTCGCGTCCTTGACGGCGTGGACGGGGTCGCCCGCGCCGGGGACGTCGGAGAGGCCGAGGATCTCGACCGGGGTCGACGGACCGGCGTTGTGCACGGGCTTTCCGTGCTCGTTCGTCATCGCGCGCACCTTGCCGAAGCCGGCGCCCGCGAGGATGAAGTCGCCGACCTTGAGCGTGCCCTCTTGGACGAGGATACGCGCCACGGGGCCGCGGCCGCGATCGAGCAGGGCCTCGATGACCGTGCCGCTCGCCGGCTTCTTCGGGTTGGCCTTGAGGTCGAGCACCTCGGCCTGGAGGGCGAGCGTGTCGAGCAGCTCTTTCACGCCCGCGCCGGTGAGGGCCGAGACGTGCGCGAAGAGGGTGTCGCCGCCCCAATCCTCGGGGATGAGGCCGAGGTCGGACAGCTCGCGCTTCACGCGCTCCGGGTCGGCGCCGGGCTTGTCGATCTTGTTGACTGCGACGATGATCGGCACCTTCGCCGCCTTCGCGTGGTTGATGGCCTCTTTCGTCTGAGGCATCACGCCGTCGTCGGCCGCGACCACGAGGACGACGATGTCGGTCACGCCGGCGCCGCGGGCGCGCATCTGCGTGAAGGCCTCGTGGCCCGGGGTGTCGAGGAAGACGATGGTCCCGTTGGCCGTCTGCACCTTGTAGGCGCCGATGTGCTGCGTGATACCACCCGCCTCGCCGCCGGCCACGTTCGCCTTGCGGATCTTATCGAGAAGACTGGTCTTTCCGTGGTCGACGTGGCCCATGACCGTGACGACCGGGGGCCGCGGCTCGAGGTCCTCGTCGATCTGGCCCTCGGCCTTCTCCTCGCCACGCGCGGCGGCGATGCTGTCGTCCTCGCTGACGGCGACGTCCTCGACCTCCCACGCGAACTCCGACGCGAGGATCTTCGCGGTGTCGGCGTCGAGGGTGGTGTTGATGTGGACGTTCTGCATGCCCATCGACCAGAGCTTCGCGAGGAGCTCGGTGGCCTTGAGGCTCATCTTCTGGGCCATGTTCTGGAGAGTGATGTTCTCCTCGATACGAATGACCTTCTTGTGAGCGCTCATCTCCTGGGTGGAGACGGCCGGCTTGCGGCCGGGGACTTGCGGGCCGAAGCCGCGTTTTCCGCCCGGGAAGCCGCGGCCCATCGGACCGCCGCGCCCCATCTGCGGACCACCGCGGAGACCACCACGCTGCGGCATGCCGCCCGTGGGGCCCGAGGCGCGCGGGTTGAACTCGCTCCTGCGGGCCATGGTGCCGACCGAGCCGCCGCCGATGCCGGTGCGCGAGACGCCGGCGGGCGTGGGCATCGGCACGCCCGGACGACCCGCCCAGACCTCGATGCCCGTCTTGGGAGGCGAGCTGACACGCGGCGGAGGCGGAGGCGGCTCCGACGGCGCGACGGGCGCGGGTGTGGGCTTGGGCATCTCGACCTTGGCGGGCTCGGCGACGACCGGGGCGGCGACCACCTCGGGCGCGGCCTCGACCGGAGCCGCGACGACGGGGGGAGCCGGAGGAGGCGGCTCGACGGGCGGCGGCGGAGGGGGCTCCACCTCGACCGGCGGCGCGACCGCGACGACCTCGCGCACCGAGGGGGCAGCGGGGGGCGGCGTCGGGGCCTTCACCTCGACGGGCTCTTCGACCGGCAGCGCGGGCTCCGACACGGGCAGCTTGCGGCTGCTCTTCGGCGCCTCGAGCTTGGCAGCGCTCTTGCGCTCCTCGGGCAGCTTTCGTGTGCTCTTCCGCTCGGGCGCTTCGACGAGCAGCTCGCGCGTGCTCTTCCGCTCGATCGGCAACGCCGGCGCGCTCGCCTTCGCGGGGGGCGCCTCGAAGATGACCTGCGGCGGCTCGGGACCGTCGTCGCCCGCGAGCGCCGCGAGATCCCGGCGGGACGCGACGTCGTTCACTTCGGGGGAAGACAGAGGAGCCGGCGGCAAGGGCCCGCTCGGAGGCGCGTCGGGGGACTTCGCCACCGCGCGACGCTTCACCACGGTGGGACGGATGCGCTCCTCCACCATGTTGTGCGTCTTCTGCTTCTCGAGGTGACGTTTGACACGTTCCACCGTGTCGACGTCCACCGAGCTCATGTGATTGCGCACGTCCGACACGCCGAGCGACTGGAGCAGCGACACGGCCACTTTGGGGTCGAGGTTCAGCTGCTTCGCGACTTCGTAAACCCGCACCTTACTCATCGACCCTCCGACGACACCCATACTGCTTTGCTCCCCGAACCGGTCATCGCCGTCGCGGCTCTGCACGTCCGTTTGATCTCGTCCGCCAGACCGACGTGAAGGATGGCCAAGAGCGCCACCTCGTCACGATCGAAAAGCGCACCCATCGTGCCCTTCGTCCCGAAGCTCACCGCCAAACCTCTCGTAATCGCGTCCGCAAGCTCGCGCCGCTCTACCACGCTTTTTGCATCCGTCGCCACCACCACGCACGGGGCGCCGTCCCGGAGGGCTGCGAAGGTGGCGTCCGTCCCGAGCGCGACGGCACGGAGTCGCTTCGCCGAGACGAGAAGCCCTTCCACCCTTCGCGTGGCAGCCTCTTGGAAGGCGCGTGACAACGAAGCAACGTCGGTCGTGACCTTCGTCTTGAAGGCCTTGGAGAAGCCCGATTTCGCGGCCCTCTCGAGGCACCCCAGCGAGGGGTGCACGTAGGCACCGCGGCCGAAGGTGGTGCCCGACAGGTCGAACGCGACCTCGGTGCGGCCCGCGACCTCGGGGCCCCGAACCAGGCGCACGAGCTCGCCCGAGCCCTTCGGGGACTCCTGACCGCAGCCCGCGCACGTGCGCACGGGCCCGGGGAGCTCCGGGCGTTCGGACGGGTTCATGTCTCGTTTCGGGGCACCCAACGTGTCTTCCTCATCCTTGGTGTTGCGCGAGCGCCGCCTTCAGCGCCTGCGAGATCTCGTGCCACTCGTTCGCGAGGAACGACTCGGCCCCGAGCTTGAGCGCTCGGGCCTTCTTGATTCCGAGGCCCGTCTTGATGGCGAGCTTGTCCTCGTCCTCGCGGAGCACGTCCTCGATGCTCCGGTAACCCGCCTCTTCGAGGAGGGTCACGGTGCGCTCGCCGACGCCGTGGAGGAAGAGCAGGCGATCGCGCTCGGTGAGCGGCTCGGTGCGCGAAGCGACCGCGCTGATGCGCTCTTGGCGGAGGCGCTCCATCGTCTTCTCGGCCGACGTACGGATCGCCTCGGCGGCCTCTTTCGTGCCGATGCCCGGGATCGCCGTGAGCTCCTCGTCGGACGCCTCGACGATCTCTTCGAGGGCGCGGAAGCCCTGGCGGTACATGTTGCGGGCCACCGCGTCGCCGACCCCGTCGAGCCTCTGGAGAGCGGCGATCGCCTCTTCTTCCATCTGCTTGAACTTGGAGTCGCTGATGATGTCGAGCTTCCAGGCCGTGAGCTGCGCGGCGAGGCGCACGTTCTGACCTTTGCGGCCGATCGCGAGCGAGAGCTTCTCGTCGGGGACGACGAGCTCCATGCGCTTGTCGGCCTCGTCCACGATGACCTTGAGCACCTCGGCGGGCTGGATGGCGGCGCACACGAAGCGCGCGGGGTCGCGGTCGTAGGGCACGATGTCGATCTTCTCGCCGCGGAGCTCTTGCACGACGGCCTGCACGCGCGAGCCCTTCATGCCCACGCACGCGCCCACCGGATCGACGTCCGAGTCGCGGCTCGCGACGGCGATCTTCGAGCGGGCCCCAGCCTCGCGCGCACACGCCACTACACGAACGATTCCCTCATAGATTTCGGGAACTTCCGACTCGAAGAGCTTCTCGACGAGCTTCGCGTCGGCGCGCGACAGGATGATCTGCGGGCCGCGCGCTTCGCGGTCGATGTCCTTGAGGAGGGCGACGATGCGATCACCCGGGCGGTACGACTCGCGGGGCGTCTGCTCGCGGAACGGGAGGATGCCCTCCGTGCGACCGAGGTCGACGATGAGGTTCTGCCCCTTCTCGAAGCGGCGGACGACGCCCTTGATGAGCTCGCCCTTCTTGTCCTTGAACTCGTTGTAGATGAGGTCGCGCTCTTCGTCGCGGACGCGCTGGATGAGCACCTGCTTCGCGGTTTGCGCGGCGATGCGCCCGAAGGTGGAGCGCGCCTGCTTCACCATGAGGATGTCGCCGAAGTCCTTGTCTTGCTGGGCGGCCTTCTTCGCGTCCGACGGGTGCCAGAAGATCTGGAAGCCGAGCTCTTCGCCGAGCTCCGCGTCGAGGCCGGCGGCCTGCGCGTCCTCGAGGGCGATCTCGCGCTCGTCGTCCGACGGATCGTCGACCACGGTCATGTACTGGAAGAGATCGACCTGGCCGGTCTCTTCGTTGAAGCGCGCCTCGAGCTCGCGGGTCGGACCGAACACGCTCTGGGCGGCCTTCAAGATGGCCTCTTCGACCGTCTTCACGAGGCGCGCTTTGTCGATGCCCTTGTCGCGCGCGACCATGTCGATCGCTTGGAGCAGGTTGGGCTCGCCGGTGTTGTTCTGCTGTTGGGTCGTCGCCATGGTCAGTTCCTGGGTAGGCGCTCGCGCGCACGAAGGGCGGAGCGGTTACTTTCGGGTCTTTTTGCCGGGGTTCGGGCGATTCTTTTGGCCCTGGGTCATCTCGAAGACGAGGCGGCCCGAGGCGATCTGCGCGAAGGGAACGGGGACGGTGGAGCCCCCGAGGTCGAAGGTGACGACGCCGCCCGTGAGGCCAACGATCGTGCCTTCGAGCACTTTTTGGCCGCCGATCGCGCTCGTGAGACGAACCTTCGCCTTCTTGCCGGCGAAGCGGTCGTAGTCGGCCTCGGTTCGGAGCACGCGCTCGACGCCGGGGGAGCCGACCTCGAGCGCGTACCTCGCGTGGGTGGGGAACGGATCGTTTTCGTCGAACGAGCGCGAGATCTCGCGCGACAAGGTGGCGCACACCTCGAGATCGACCGCCGACTCTTCCGTCTGGGCTTTTTTCGCCGCGCTGCCGGCCTTGTCGACCGACACCCTCAAGACGAAGCCTCGCCCCTCGGTCGTCCACTCGATCGCCACGAGCTCCGCGCCGTTCGCGGCCGCGAGCGGCTCGATGCGCGCACGCACGGGGGCGAGGTCGGGCAGCGAGGAGGCAGGTTTCGTGGTCTTTTCGGCGAGGGTCATGCGCGAGACAAAAAAAAGGCGGGCCCGGAATTGGGGTCCGCTCGGAACAGCCACCAAATGGGAGTCGACTTCTAGCGCCGGAACTTCGAACCTGCAAGCCCGAGCTTCTTCCGGGGCAACATGCACCCAAATTCTCGGGACATTTCGGACACTTATTTCGCTCGTGGGGCTCGAAGGTGAACGGGAGGCAGGCGTGAACGGGCGTCGAGCGGTCCCCTTCCCCCACGGAGCGCGCCGAGGCGAAGCAGAAAGGGCCCGCGTCCCCGGCGGAACACGAGCCCTTTGCGTGGAGACCGATCGCGTCGGTGGCTATTTGATGTCGGGCTTCTTCGCCGCGGGCTTGTCGCCCTTCGCCGCGGGCTTGTCGCCCTTCGCCGGAGCCGGCGCCGCCGCGTCTTGATCGACGATGATGAACTGGACGCGGCGATTGCGCGCGCGGTTCGCCGCCGTCACGTTCGGCACGAGGGGCTTCGACTGCCCGTACCCACGGGCCACGAGCCGGCCACCGTCGACGCCGTGCGAGGTGAGCCACGCGACGACCGCGTTCGCGCGATCCTCGCTGAGCTGCTTGTTGTGGTCGGCCGTGCCGGAGTTGTCCGTGTGGCCCTGGATCTCGACGCGCTTGATCTGCGGGTTGTGCAAGAACACGTCGGCGATCTCGGTGAGGAGGGCCGTCGACGCGGGGAGGATCTGCGCCGAGTCGAGCGCGAACTGGATCTGGTTCTTGATCGTGATTTCGTTCTTGCCGACCTGAACGAGGGCGTTCTTGGGGCGCTTCTGCATCACGATGTCGGCGGGGTTGTCCTGCCTCGCCTTCACGTCGACCGTGCCCACGTACGAGAGGTAGCCCTCGGCGTCGACGGTGACCTGCGCCGTGCCGGGCCCGACCTCACTGAAGCGGAAGGCGCCCGCGTCGTCGCCGTTGCCCGAGAAGGTGCGCTTCTGCGCGTCCACGAGCTTGACGACCGCGCCACGCACCGCGCCGCTCTCGTCCTTGACGCGGCCGACGACCGCGCCGACACGAGGCAAGGCCTGCACGGGGCAATCGACCTGGATCGGGGCCGCCGCCGGAGCCGCGCCCGCCGGCAAGGTGACCTTGCAGCTCCCTGGTTTGTACCCCTCGGCCTTGACCGAGAACGTGTAGGTGCCGGGCTCGAGCTCGTGGGTGGTGAAGCGGCCGTCGGCGCCGGTCGCGAGCGAGGTCCATTGAGGGTGCTCGTCCCACGCGACGATGGCGTTCGCGATGCCTTCGGTCTTGTCGGCCTCGTGCACGAGCCCCGAGACGAGCGCGCCCTTGGCCTTCACCTCGACGGGCTTTTCCACCAGACGAACCGTCTCGACCGGGGGGCGATCCTTCGTGTCGAAGGCCCAGCCGGCGCCGAGGTAGAACGTCCACGGGGCCACCGGCGACATCTCCTCGATGAAATTCGAGGTGCCGGTCACGCCGATGTCGAACGCCGCCGTGAGGGCGAAGCCGTTCTTCCAGGGCATCGCGCGCGCACCGAGGGTGAGCTTGCTCGGCGCGACCGGGTCGTTCGCGAGGCACTTGTCGGCGCTCGGGTTATTGAGCCGGCACGCGTAGCCCTGGCGGTTGATCGGGATCTGGATGCCGTACTCGATGAACGGGCGGAGCTTCTCTTTGAGGACGAACGCCTCGGCGCCGATGTTGATGTCGAAGTGATCGACGCGGTTCACGCGGAGGCCGAAGCGCTCGATGCGCGTCACCGGCTCTCGGCGCGTCGCCTCGATGTCGCCGAGCGTCTCGCCGGTGTTGTCGATCGAGTAGGTGAGCGTCGTACCGACACGCACCGGGAGCGGCTTCTTGAGATCGCGGAGGTCGGCCGTCGCGAGACCGCGGAACTTGGCGCTCGTGCCCCCGCCGAGGAGCCCCACCGAGCCCGTCCCGTTCACGAGCCAGAGCTCCGGCGCGAAGCCGACGTGAAGGAACTTATTGACCGGCATGTGGGCCTTCAAGCCGAGCTGCGAGTCCCCGAGCACCTGGATGAGGGACGGCCGGTTCTGGTCGCTCGAGTTCGCGTACCCGCCGGTCGAGCCGTAGGCCTCGAGCCACTTCAAGATCTGCACGTCGAGGGCGAGCGTGCCGCCGATGTGCGTGAGGCCCGCCGAAGAGAGGCGCGCGCCGCCCCGGGGGTTTCGGCACGTCTGCTCGGACGTGCACAGGAAGTCCGC from Myxococcales bacterium carries:
- the infB gene encoding translation initiation factor IF-2, whose protein sequence is MSKVRVYEVAKQLNLDPKVAVSLLQSLGVSDVRNHMSSVDVDTVERVKRHLEKQKTHNMVEERIRPTVVKRRAVAKSPDAPPSGPLPPAPLSSPEVNDVASRRDLAALAGDDGPEPPQVIFEAPPAKASAPALPIERKSTRELLVEAPERKSTRKLPEERKSAAKLEAPKSSRKLPVSEPALPVEEPVEVKAPTPPPAAPSVREVVAVAPPVEVEPPPPPPVEPPPPAPPVVAAPVEAAPEVVAAPVVAEPAKVEMPKPTPAPVAPSEPPPPPPRVSSPPKTGIEVWAGRPGVPMPTPAGVSRTGIGGGSVGTMARRSEFNPRASGPTGGMPQRGGLRGGPQMGRGGPMGRGFPGGKRGFGPQVPGRKPAVSTQEMSAHKKVIRIEENITLQNMAQKMSLKATELLAKLWSMGMQNVHINTTLDADTAKILASEFAWEVEDVAVSEDDSIAAARGEEKAEGQIDEDLEPRPPVVTVMGHVDHGKTSLLDKIRKANVAGGEAGGITQHIGAYKVQTANGTIVFLDTPGHEAFTQMRARGAGVTDIVVLVVAADDGVMPQTKEAINHAKAAKVPIIVAVNKIDKPGADPERVKRELSDLGLIPEDWGGDTLFAHVSALTGAGVKELLDTLALQAEVLDLKANPKKPASGTVIEALLDRGRGPVARILVQEGTLKVGDFILAGAGFGKVRAMTNEHGKPVHNAGPSTPVEILGLSDVPGAGDPVHAVKDAKKAQEIAESRKGKMAKSLIPASAKVSLEELSRSLKDSDLQELRIIIKGDVQGSVEAVADAFAKLSTERVKLSIIHAGVGAITEGDVNLAIAAKAIVIGFNVRPAGKAQAHADENKIEIRLYSIIYQAVDDVKSAMEGLLPAIMVEKAVGKAEVRAVFKIRGVIVAGSYVIDRQIKRNAMARLVRGGERIWEGKIAALKRFKEDVKDVAEGFECGISLDGVSDIKELDIIECYEIEEVKQKL
- a CDS encoding DUF448 domain-containing protein, with protein sequence MNPSERPELPGPVRTCAGCGQESPKGSGELVRLVRGPEVAGRTEVAFDLSGTTFGRGAYVHPSLGCLERAAKSGFSKAFKTKVTTDVASLSRAFQEAATRRVEGLLVSAKRLRAVALGTDATFAALRDGAPCVVVATDAKSVVERRELADAITRGLAVSFGTKGTMGALFDRDEVALLAILHVGLADEIKRTCRAATAMTGSGSKAVWVSSEGR
- the nusA gene encoding transcription termination/antitermination protein NusA, translating into MATTQQQNNTGEPNLLQAIDMVARDKGIDKARLVKTVEEAILKAAQSVFGPTRELEARFNEETGQVDLFQYMTVVDDPSDDEREIALEDAQAAGLDAELGEELGFQIFWHPSDAKKAAQQDKDFGDILMVKQARSTFGRIAAQTAKQVLIQRVRDEERDLIYNEFKDKKGELIKGVVRRFEKGQNLIVDLGRTEGILPFREQTPRESYRPGDRIVALLKDIDREARGPQIILSRADAKLVEKLFESEVPEIYEGIVRVVACAREAGARSKIAVASRDSDVDPVGACVGMKGSRVQAVVQELRGEKIDIVPYDRDPARFVCAAIQPAEVLKVIVDEADKRMELVVPDEKLSLAIGRKGQNVRLAAQLTAWKLDIISDSKFKQMEEEAIAALQRLDGVGDAVARNMYRQGFRALEEIVEASDEELTAIPGIGTKEAAEAIRTSAEKTMERLRQERISAVASRTEPLTERDRLLFLHGVGERTVTLLEEAGYRSIEDVLREDEDKLAIKTGLGIKKARALKLGAESFLANEWHEISQALKAALAQHQG
- a CDS encoding ribosome maturation factor RimP; translation: MTLAEKTTKPASSLPDLAPVRARIEPLAAANGAELVAIEWTTEGRGFVLRVSVDKAGSAAKKAQTEESAVDLEVCATLSREISRSFDENDPFPTHARYALEVGSPGVERVLRTEADYDRFAGKKAKVRLTSAIGGQKVLEGTIVGLTGGVVTFDLGGSTVPVPFAQIASGRLVFEMTQGQKNRPNPGKKTRK